The proteins below are encoded in one region of Corvus hawaiiensis isolate bCorHaw1 chromosome 3, bCorHaw1.pri.cur, whole genome shotgun sequence:
- the LOC125323241 gene encoding LOW QUALITY PROTEIN: mas-related G-protein coupled receptor member H-like (The sequence of the model RefSeq protein was modified relative to this genomic sequence to represent the inferred CDS: inserted 2 bases in 1 codon): MAVSSVSPPSASPTEGDDPCETDVTSVAIHSVTLPICLCGLARNGALLXLLRWKGHTASIFSLAVTDFIFLLFAVPSALLFLLEDVSCSPVMPLMYVRFLYLVSAFSCYWALSWMTAIGAKKDMEKLCKLCCHCDLPDPMMWVLWGAQCLTFFALFTAIPTEASLYPSHKQEHCWVALISIFTVILLLFAAPVLITRTIDIVKAKCGSQQQQPERFDIVIFLLVLLALLLSLLSFLQQLGYVSSQAFFLLACIHSTIKPFIYFLAGRCWSPCSVGSLQLSLQRVFEEWKDKTARSKDTNRDTGV; this comes from the exons ATGGCAGTGAGCTCCGTGTCCCCACCTTCTGCCTCACCCACCGAAGGAGATGATCCATGTGAGACAGATGTCACCAGCGTGGCCATACACAGTGTGACACTGCCCATCTGCCTCTGTGGGCTGGCCAGGAACGGGGCTCTTCT CCTCCTCAGATGGAAAGGGCATACTGCCAGCATCTTTAGCCTGGCTGTCACCgacttcatcttcctcctctttgcggtcccctctgccctgctcttcctgctggaggacgtgtcctgctctcctgtcaTGCCCCTGATGTACGTGAGATTCCTTTACCTGGTGTCAGCGTTCTCCTGCTACTGGGCGCTCTCCTGGATGACAGCCATCGGCGCCaaaaaggacatggaaaagcTCTGCAAGCTCTGCTGCCACTGTGACCTTCCCGATCCCATGATGTGGGTGTTGTGGGGTGCTCAATGCTTGACATTCTTCGCTCTCTTCACTGCCATTCCCACAGAGGCTTCCCTGTACCCGTCACACAAGCAGGAGCACTGCTGGGTGGCTCTCATCTCCATTTTCACCGTCATCCTGCTCCTGTTTGCTGCACCCGTGCTCATCACCCGCACAATCGACATCGTTAAAGCCAAGTgtggctcccagcagcagcaacccGAGAGGTTTGACATCGTTATCTTCCTCCTTGTGCTCTTGGCTCTCCTCCTCAGCCTCTTgagtttcctgcagcagctcggTTACGTGTCCTCGCAGGCTTTTTTCCTGCTCGCCTGCATCCACAGCACCATCAAACCCTTCATCTACTTCttggcagggaggtgctggagcccctgctccgtggggtccctccAGCTCTCGCTCCAGAGGGTCTTTGAGGAATGGAAAGACAAAACTGCCCGCAGCAAGGATACCAACAGGGACACGGGGGTCTGA